One genomic window of Candidatus Omnitrophota bacterium includes the following:
- a CDS encoding lipoate--protein ligase family protein, whose product MRLKNISFSNPQENILFDDVLLELAEQKKAPETLRFWESEQLFIVLGKISKVQDDVFVDVAQNNCIPILRRSSGGGTVLQGKGCLNFSLILSKDSHPDLQTISRSYQFILGKITAALESLAILAQWRPISDVALKNTNQKISGNAQKRARRFILHHGTILYDFNLSLIEKYLKIPKIYPDYRQNRLHGEFVANIQKKSEDIKRVVAAQFPISLVENTLGSDEEYCLKKFCQKQSIYILK is encoded by the coding sequence ATGCGCCTAAAAAATATTTCATTTTCAAACCCGCAAGAAAATATTTTATTTGATGATGTCTTGCTTGAGCTTGCTGAGCAAAAAAAAGCACCAGAAACGCTTCGATTTTGGGAATCAGAACAATTATTTATTGTTTTAGGAAAAATATCGAAAGTTCAAGACGATGTTTTTGTTGATGTAGCGCAAAATAATTGCATTCCTATTTTGCGTAGAAGTTCCGGAGGAGGCACTGTTTTGCAAGGCAAAGGATGTCTTAATTTTTCATTAATTTTGTCAAAAGATTCTCATCCAGATCTTCAAACGATCAGTCGATCGTATCAATTCATTTTAGGAAAAATAACCGCAGCACTAGAAAGCCTCGCAATTTTGGCGCAATGGCGACCGATATCTGATGTGGCATTAAAGAATACAAATCAAAAGATTTCAGGTAATGCACAAAAAAGAGCAAGGCGATTTATTTTACATCATGGAACGATTCTTTATGATTTTAATCTTTCATTAATTGAAAAATATCTTAAAATACCAAAAATTTATCCTGATTATCGTCAAAACAGATTGCATGGCGAGTTTGTTGCAAATATTCAAAAGAAATCAGAAGATATTAAGCGTGTTGTTGCTGCGCAATTCCCAATTTCTTTAGTAGAGAACACCTTAGGTTCCGACGAGGAATATTGTTTAAAAAAATTTTGCCAGAAACAATCAATATATATTCTGAAGTAA